A stretch of the Streptococcus oralis genome encodes the following:
- the tkt gene encoding transketolase, which produces MSNLSVNAIRFLGIDAINKANSGHPGVVMGAAPMAYSLFTKQLRINPAQPNWINRDRFILSAGHGSMLLYALLHLSGFEDVNMDEVKNFRQWGSKTPGHPEFGHTAGVDATTGPLGQGISTATGFAQAERFLAAKYNREGYNIFDHYTYVICGDGDLMEGVSSEAASYAGLQKLDKLVVLYDSNDINLDGETKDSFTESVRDRYNAYGWHTALVEDGTDLEAIHAAIEAAKASGKPSLIEVKTVIGYGSPNKQGTNAVHGAPLGADETAATRQALGWDYEPFEIPAEVYADFKENVADRGASAYQAWTKLVADYKEAHPELAAEVEAIIDGRDPVEVTPADFPALENGFSQATRNSSQDALNVVAAKLPTFLGGSADLAHSNMTYIKTDGLQDDANRLNRNIQFGVREFAMGTILNGMALHGGLRVYGGTFFVFSDYVKAAVRLSALQGLPVTYVFTHDSIAVGEDGPTHEPVEHLAGLRAMPNLNVFRPADARETQAAWYLAVTSEKIPTALVLTRQNLTVEEGTDFGKVAKGAYVVYENAADFDTILIATGSEVNLAVAAAKELAGQGAKVRVVSMPSTDVFDAQDAAYKEEILPNAVRRRVAVEMGATQNWYKYVGLDGAVLGIDTFGASAPAPKVLAEYGFTVENLVKVVQNLK; this is translated from the coding sequence ATGTCAAATCTATCTGTTAATGCAATTCGTTTTCTAGGTATTGACGCCATCAACAAAGCAAACTCAGGTCACCCAGGGGTGGTTATGGGGGCTGCTCCTATGGCCTATAGCCTCTTTACAAAGCAACTTCGTATCAATCCAGCTCAACCAAACTGGATCAACCGCGATCGCTTTATTCTTTCAGCAGGACACGGCTCTATGCTTCTTTATGCCCTTCTTCACCTTTCTGGTTTTGAAGATGTTAACATGGATGAAGTCAAGAACTTCCGCCAATGGGGTTCAAAAACACCAGGTCACCCAGAATTTGGGCATACTGCAGGGGTTGACGCTACAACTGGTCCTCTAGGACAAGGGATTTCTACTGCTACTGGTTTTGCCCAAGCAGAACGTTTCCTTGCAGCGAAGTATAACCGCGAAGGCTATAATATCTTTGACCACTATACTTATGTGATCTGTGGAGATGGAGACTTGATGGAAGGTGTCTCAAGTGAGGCAGCTTCATACGCAGGCTTGCAAAAACTCGACAAGTTGGTGGTTCTTTATGATTCAAATGACATCAACTTGGATGGTGAGACAAAAGATTCCTTTACAGAAAGTGTTCGTGACCGTTACAATGCTTACGGTTGGCATACAGCCTTGGTTGAAGATGGAACAGACTTGGAAGCAATCCATGCGGCTATTGAAGCAGCTAAAGCTTCAGGAAAACCATCTTTGATTGAAGTCAAGACTGTGATTGGATACGGTTCTCCAAACAAACAAGGAACTAATGCCGTACACGGTGCTCCTCTTGGAGCAGATGAAACTGCAGCAACTCGTCAAGCCCTCGGTTGGGACTATGAACCATTTGAAATCCCAGCTGAAGTATATGCTGATTTCAAGGAAAATGTTGCAGATCGTGGCGCATCAGCTTATCAAGCTTGGACTAAATTAGTTGCAGATTATAAAGAAGCGCATCCAGAACTGGCTGCAGAAGTAGAAGCCATCATCGACGGACGTGATCCAGTTGAAGTGACTCCAGCAGACTTCCCAGCCTTAGAAAATGGTTTCTCTCAAGCCACTCGTAATTCAAGTCAAGATGCTTTGAACGTTGTAGCTGCTAAATTGCCAACTTTCTTAGGTGGTTCAGCTGACCTTGCTCACTCAAACATGACTTACATCAAAACGGATGGACTTCAAGATGATGCTAATCGCTTGAACCGCAATATTCAGTTTGGTGTTCGTGAATTTGCAATGGGAACGATCTTGAACGGAATGGCCCTTCACGGTGGACTTCGTGTTTATGGTGGTACTTTCTTTGTCTTCTCTGACTATGTGAAAGCAGCTGTCCGCTTGTCAGCCTTGCAAGGACTTCCTGTGACTTATGTCTTTACCCACGATTCAATCGCAGTTGGTGAAGATGGTCCAACTCACGAACCAGTTGAACACCTAGCAGGTCTTCGTGCTATGCCAAATCTCAATGTTTTCCGCCCAGCAGATGCGCGTGAAACTCAAGCAGCTTGGTACCTTGCAGTGACAAGCGAAAAGATACCAACTGCCCTTGTCTTGACACGTCAAAACTTGACTGTTGAAGAGGGAACAGACTTTGGCAAGGTTGCTAAAGGTGCCTATGTTGTCTATGAAAATGCAGCTGACTTTGACACTATCTTGATTGCAACAGGTTCTGAGGTCAATCTCGCTGTCGCAGCTGCCAAAGAATTGGCTGGTCAAGGTGCAAAAGTCCGCGTAGTCAGCATGCCATCTACAGATGTCTTTGATGCACAAGATGCAGCTTATAAGGAAGAAATCCTTCCAAATGCAGTACGTCGTCGTGTTGCAGTCGAAATGGGAGCAACTCAAAACTGGTACAAATATGTTGGTCTTGATGGTGCAGTTCTCGGTATTGATACCTTTGGAGCATCTGCCCCAGCACCAAAAGTATTGGCAGAGTACGGATTTACAGTTGAAAATCTAGTCAAAGTTGTTCAAAACTTGAAATAA
- the yajC gene encoding preprotein translocase subunit YajC, which translates to MSPNLTFLIMLVGMFALMFFMQRSQKKQAQKRMESLNKLQKGYEVITIGGLYGTVDEVDTEKGTIVLDVDGVYLTFELAAIKTVLPLKEAATPEGTVVDEGGAIEE; encoded by the coding sequence ATTAGTCCAAATTTAACATTTTTGATCATGCTTGTAGGTATGTTTGCCTTGATGTTCTTTATGCAACGTTCTCAAAAGAAACAAGCACAAAAGCGTATGGAAAGCTTGAACAAGCTTCAAAAAGGCTATGAAGTCATTACAATTGGTGGGCTTTACGGAACAGTGGATGAAGTAGATACTGAGAAAGGTACAATCGTACTGGATGTAGATGGCGTTTATTTGACTTTTGAATTGGCTGCGATTAAGACCGTTTTGCCACTCAAAGAAGCTGCGACACCAGAAGGAACAGTTGTTGACGAAGGCGGAGCAATCGAAGAATAA
- a CDS encoding low molecular weight protein-tyrosine-phosphatase, whose product MKKIVFVCLGNICRSPMAEFVMKSMTSDYHVESRATSSWEHGNPIHKGTQGIFQQYQIPYDKDKTSLQIGRADFESFDYIIGMDASNVSDLRHMCPQELQYKIYSFASESVPDPWYTGDFEETYARITSGCQSWLDRLEKESNNGKA is encoded by the coding sequence ATGAAAAAAATAGTATTTGTTTGCCTAGGAAATATCTGTCGTAGCCCCATGGCAGAGTTTGTGATGAAATCCATGACGAGCGATTACCACGTCGAAAGTCGGGCAACGTCATCATGGGAACATGGCAATCCGATTCACAAGGGGACGCAAGGAATTTTCCAGCAATATCAGATCCCGTATGATAAAGATAAAACATCACTTCAGATTGGCAGAGCAGACTTTGAATCGTTTGATTACATTATCGGTATGGATGCTTCAAACGTTTCAGATCTGCGTCACATGTGCCCTCAGGAACTACAGTACAAAATCTACTCTTTTGCATCTGAAAGTGTCCCAGATCCTTGGTATACAGGAGATTTTGAGGAAACCTATGCTCGTATCACAAGTGGATGCCAAAGCTGGCTAGATCGATTAGAAAAAGAGAGTAATAATGGAAAAGCTTAA
- a CDS encoding MORN repeat-containing protein, giving the protein MEKLKQFYEKCRVYLTRPRLELVAVVVMVLCALSVFLLNTPKKGVLTLDGGALVYDGTLVRGKMNGQGTLTFENGDQYTGDFNNGAFNGKGTFQSKDGWKYEGDFVNGQAEGQGKLTTEQEVVYEGTFKQGVFQQKQ; this is encoded by the coding sequence ATGGAAAAGCTTAAACAATTTTATGAGAAGTGTAGAGTTTACCTAACTCGCCCTAGGTTAGAGCTCGTTGCAGTAGTTGTAATGGTACTCTGTGCTCTTTCGGTATTTTTGCTAAATACGCCTAAAAAGGGTGTCCTGACACTTGATGGTGGAGCTCTTGTTTATGATGGCACCTTGGTACGAGGGAAAATGAATGGCCAAGGAACCCTGACCTTTGAAAACGGAGACCAATATACAGGTGATTTCAATAATGGAGCCTTTAATGGGAAAGGAACTTTCCAATCAAAAGATGGCTGGAAATACGAAGGTGATTTTGTAAATGGTCAGGCTGAAGGTCAAGGGAAGTTGACTACAGAGCAAGAAGTTGTTTATGAAGGGACCTTTAAACAAGGCGTTTTTCAGCAAAAACAGTAG
- the adhE gene encoding bifunctional acetaldehyde-CoA/alcohol dehydrogenase, with amino-acid sequence MADKKTVTPEEKQLAAEKHVDGLVKKALVALDEMRKLNQEQVDYIVAKASVAALDAHGILAQHAVEETGRGVFEDKATKNLFACEHVVNNMRGVKTVGVIEDDPITGLTKIAEPVGVICGVTPTTNPTSTAIFKSLIALKTRNPIVFAFHPSAQESSAHAAQIVRDAAIAAGAPENCVQWITKPSMEATGALMNHEGVATILATGGNAMVKAAYSCGKPALGVGAGNVPAYVEKSADLRQAAHDIVMSKSFDNGMVCASEQAVIIDKEVYDEFVEEFKSYHTYFVNKKEKALLEEFCFGVKANSKNCAGAKLNANIVGKPAAWIAEQAGFSVPEGTNILAAECAEVGPKEPLTREKLSPVIAVLKAEDTEDGLKKARQMVEFNGLGHSAAIHTKDEALAKRFGTEIKAMRIIWNSPSTFGGIGDVYNAFIPSLTLGCGSYGHNSVGDNVSAINLLNIKKVGKRRNNMQWFKVPSKIYFERNSIQYLQTCEDIERVMIVTDKSIEKLGFVQRVIDQLNARSNRVTIQVFSDVEPDPDITTVERGAEVMKAFEPDTIIALGGGSPMDAAKVMWLFYEQPEIDFRDLVQKFMDIRKRAFRFPSLGKKAKYIGIPTTSGTGSEVTPFAVISDKKNNRKYPLADYSLTPTIAIVDPALVESVPDFIAADTGMDVLTHATEAYTSNFANDYTDGIALQTIKLVFEWLEKSVKTADPEAREKMHNASTMAGMAFANAFLGMSHSMAHKIGGVHHTVHGRTNAILLPYVIRYNGTRPSKTTTWPKYNYWKADEKFQDIAKMLGLPHSTPEEAVEAYAKAVYELGVAVGIKMNFKDQGIDEKAWKDSLHEIALLAYEDQCSPANPRLPMVADMEEIMADAYYGYAERPGRRK; translated from the coding sequence ATGGCTGATAAAAAAACAGTAACACCAGAGGAAAAACAACTTGCTGCTGAAAAGCATGTCGATGGTCTCGTGAAAAAAGCCTTGGTTGCGCTTGATGAAATGCGCAAGTTGAACCAAGAGCAAGTTGACTATATCGTGGCAAAAGCTTCGGTTGCAGCACTTGACGCACACGGTATCCTTGCACAACATGCAGTTGAAGAAACTGGTCGTGGAGTATTTGAAGACAAGGCGACAAAAAACCTATTTGCCTGCGAACACGTAGTGAACAATATGCGTGGAGTTAAAACAGTTGGAGTTATTGAAGATGATCCAATTACAGGTTTGACAAAGATTGCGGAACCTGTCGGGGTAATCTGTGGTGTCACTCCGACAACAAACCCAACTTCAACAGCGATTTTCAAATCACTCATTGCTTTGAAAACACGTAACCCAATCGTTTTTGCTTTCCATCCATCAGCTCAAGAATCATCAGCACACGCAGCACAAATCGTTCGCGATGCAGCCATCGCAGCCGGTGCACCTGAAAACTGTGTACAATGGATTACAAAGCCATCTATGGAAGCAACTGGAGCGCTAATGAACCACGAAGGTGTTGCAACTATTCTTGCAACTGGTGGGAATGCTATGGTTAAAGCTGCATACTCATGTGGAAAACCAGCTCTTGGGGTAGGTGCCGGAAACGTTCCTGCCTATGTAGAAAAATCTGCTGACCTTCGTCAAGCTGCTCATGACATCGTTATGTCTAAATCATTTGATAATGGGATGGTCTGTGCATCAGAACAAGCGGTTATCATTGATAAAGAAGTGTATGATGAATTTGTAGAAGAATTCAAATCATACCACACTTACTTTGTAAACAAAAAAGAAAAAGCACTTCTTGAAGAATTCTGTTTTGGCGTGAAAGCAAACAGCAAAAACTGTGCTGGTGCTAAACTAAATGCAAACATCGTTGGTAAACCAGCAGCATGGATTGCTGAACAAGCAGGATTTAGTGTTCCAGAAGGAACAAACATCTTGGCTGCGGAATGTGCAGAAGTAGGACCGAAAGAACCATTGACTCGTGAAAAATTGTCACCAGTTATCGCTGTCCTAAAAGCTGAAGATACAGAAGACGGTCTTAAAAAAGCTCGTCAAATGGTTGAGTTTAACGGACTTGGTCACTCAGCAGCTATCCATACAAAAGACGAAGCTCTTGCTAAACGCTTTGGTACAGAAATCAAAGCTATGCGTATTATCTGGAACTCTCCATCTACTTTCGGTGGTATCGGTGACGTATACAATGCCTTCATTCCATCATTGACACTTGGATGTGGTTCATATGGACACAACTCAGTCGGTGATAACGTGAGTGCGATCAACCTTCTAAACATCAAGAAAGTAGGGAAACGTAGAAATAATATGCAGTGGTTTAAAGTTCCTTCAAAAATTTACTTCGAACGCAATTCTATCCAATACCTTCAAACATGTGAAGATATTGAACGCGTTATGATTGTTACAGACAAATCTATCGAAAAGCTTGGTTTTGTTCAACGTGTTATCGATCAATTGAACGCACGTAGTAACCGTGTAACTATCCAAGTCTTCTCAGATGTTGAACCAGATCCAGACATCACAACTGTAGAACGTGGTGCTGAAGTGATGAAAGCATTTGAACCAGATACAATCATCGCTCTTGGTGGTGGTTCTCCAATGGACGCGGCCAAAGTAATGTGGCTCTTCTACGAACAACCAGAAATCGACTTCCGTGACTTGGTTCAAAAATTCATGGACATCCGTAAACGTGCCTTCCGCTTCCCATCACTTGGTAAGAAAGCGAAGTACATCGGTATTCCAACAACTTCAGGTACAGGTTCAGAAGTAACACCATTTGCCGTTATCTCTGACAAGAAAAACAACCGCAAATACCCATTGGCTGACTACTCATTGACACCAACTATTGCGATTGTTGACCCTGCTTTGGTTGAGTCAGTTCCAGACTTCATCGCTGCGGATACAGGTATGGACGTCTTGACTCACGCGACTGAAGCTTACACTTCAAACTTTGCTAACGACTACACAGACGGTATCGCCCTTCAAACAATCAAACTTGTCTTTGAATGGTTGGAAAAATCAGTTAAGACAGCTGATCCAGAAGCTCGTGAGAAAATGCATAATGCATCTACAATGGCTGGTATGGCCTTCGCCAATGCCTTCCTTGGTATGAGCCACTCAATGGCCCACAAGATCGGTGGTGTTCACCACACTGTTCACGGACGTACAAATGCAATCTTGCTTCCATACGTTATCCGTTACAACGGAACTCGTCCATCTAAGACTACTACATGGCCTAAATACAACTACTGGAAAGCTGATGAGAAATTCCAAGACATCGCGAAAATGCTTGGCTTGCCTCACTCAACTCCAGAAGAAGCAGTTGAAGCATACGCTAAAGCTGTTTACGAACTTGGTGTTGCAGTAGGTATCAAGATGAACTTCAAGGATCAAGGAATTGATGAAAAAGCTTGGAAAGATAGCTTGCATGAAATTGCCTTGCTTGCTTATGAAGATCAATGTTCACCTGCTAACCCTCGCTTGCCAATGGTAGCTGACATGGAAGAAATCATGGCAGATGCTTACTATGGTTATGCAGAACGTCCAGGACGTCGTAAATAA
- the gap gene encoding type I glyceraldehyde-3-phosphate dehydrogenase, with product MVVKVGINGFGRIGRLAFRRIQNVEGVEVTRINDLTDPVMLAHLLKYDTTQGRFDGTVEVKEGGFEVNGKFVKVSAERDPEQIDWATDGVEIVLEATGFFAKKDAAEKHLKGGAKKVVITAPGGNDVKTVVFNTNHDVLDGTETVISGASCTTNCLAPMAKALQDNFGVVEGLMTTIHAYTGDQMILDGPHRGGDLRRARAGAANIVPNSTGAAKAIGLVIPELNGKLDGSAQRVPTPTGSVTELVAVLEKNVTVDEVNAAMKAASNESYGYTEDPIVSSDIVGMSYGSLFDATQTKVLDVDGKQLVKVVSWYDNEMSYTAQLVRTLEYFAKIAK from the coding sequence ATGGTAGTTAAAGTTGGTATTAACGGTTTCGGACGTATCGGTCGTCTTGCTTTCCGCCGTATCCAAAACGTAGAAGGTGTTGAAGTTACTCGCATCAACGACCTTACAGATCCAGTTATGCTTGCACACTTGTTGAAATACGACACAACTCAAGGTCGTTTCGACGGTACTGTAGAAGTTAAAGAAGGTGGATTCGAAGTTAACGGTAAATTCGTTAAAGTTTCTGCTGAACGTGATCCAGAACAAATCGACTGGGCTACTGACGGTGTAGAAATTGTTCTTGAAGCAACTGGTTTCTTCGCTAAGAAAGATGCAGCTGAAAAACACCTTAAAGGTGGAGCTAAGAAAGTTGTTATCACTGCTCCTGGTGGAAACGACGTTAAAACAGTTGTATTTAACACTAACCACGACGTTCTTGACGGTACTGAAACAGTTATCTCAGGTGCTTCATGTACTACAAACTGTTTGGCTCCAATGGCTAAAGCTCTTCAAGATAACTTCGGTGTTGTAGAAGGATTGATGACTACTATCCACGCTTACACTGGTGACCAAATGATCCTTGACGGACCACACCGTGGTGGTGACCTTCGCCGTGCTCGCGCTGGTGCTGCAAACATCGTTCCTAACTCAACTGGTGCTGCTAAAGCTATCGGTCTTGTAATCCCAGAATTGAATGGTAAACTTGACGGATCTGCACAACGCGTTCCAACTCCAACTGGATCAGTTACTGAATTGGTAGCAGTTCTTGAAAAGAACGTTACTGTTGATGAAGTAAACGCAGCTATGAAAGCAGCTTCAAACGAATCATACGGTTACACAGAAGATCCAATCGTATCTTCAGATATCGTAGGTATGTCTTACGGTTCATTGTTTGACGCAACTCAAACTAAAGTTCTTGACGTTGACGGTAAACAATTGGTTAAAGTTGTATCATGGTACGACAACGAAATGTCATACACTGCACAACTTGTACGTACTCTTGAATACTTTGCAAAAATCGCTAAATAA
- a CDS encoding RluA family pseudouridine synthase produces the protein MQFTFTLPESLPQMTVKQFLEEQLLIPRKIRHFLRIKKNILMNHKEVHWNEMVKPGDICQLTFDEEDYPPKEILWGNPDLVQEVYQDQHLIIVNKPEGMKTHGNQPGEIALLNHVSAYVGQTCYVVHRLDMETSGLVLFAKNPFILPILNRLLEKKEIAREYWALVERQVANKELIFRDKIGRDRHDRRKRVVDPKSGQHAETQVSRLKQFPNQTTLVRCKLKTGRTHQIRVHLSHHKHPILGDPLYNSRSKASRLMLHAFRLSFTHPLTFEKLSFTAFSDTFEIELKQNG, from the coding sequence ATGCAATTCACATTTACATTACCCGAATCCTTGCCTCAAATGACGGTCAAACAATTTCTAGAGGAACAACTCCTCATCCCTAGAAAAATCCGCCATTTTTTGAGAATAAAGAAGAACATCTTAATGAACCACAAAGAAGTTCACTGGAACGAGATGGTCAAGCCAGGGGACATTTGCCAGTTGACTTTTGACGAGGAAGATTATCCCCCAAAAGAAATCCTTTGGGGCAATCCAGACCTCGTTCAAGAGGTTTATCAAGATCAACATCTCATTATCGTCAACAAGCCAGAGGGAATGAAAACTCACGGAAATCAACCTGGTGAAATTGCCCTTCTCAACCATGTCTCTGCCTACGTTGGTCAAACCTGCTATGTCGTTCATCGCCTGGACATGGAAACAAGCGGTTTAGTACTTTTTGCTAAAAATCCTTTTATCCTACCTATCCTCAATCGCTTGTTGGAGAAAAAGGAAATCGCTCGTGAATACTGGGCACTCGTAGAGAGGCAAGTAGCGAACAAAGAACTTATCTTCCGAGATAAAATTGGTCGTGATCGCCATGATCGTAGAAAACGAGTGGTAGATCCCAAAAGTGGGCAACATGCCGAAACTCAGGTAAGCCGACTAAAGCAATTTCCAAATCAGACTACCCTTGTCCGTTGCAAACTAAAGACCGGTCGAACGCATCAGATTCGTGTTCACCTTTCTCATCACAAGCATCCTATCTTGGGCGATCCTCTCTATAACTCTAGATCAAAAGCAAGCAGGCTCATGCTTCATGCCTTTCGACTTTCTTTTACTCATCCACTCACCTTCGAAAAATTGAGTTTTACCGCCTTCTCGGATACTTTTGAAATAGAATTAAAACAAAATGGATGA
- the pbp2a gene encoding penicillin-binding protein PBP2A, with protein MKLDKLFEKFLSLFKKETNESTESDSTSMRRSRSDRKKLSQVGPIRKFWRRYHLTKIVIILGLSAGLLVGTYLFAIAKSTNVNDLQNALKTRTLIFDREEKEAGALSGQKGTYVELTDISKDLQNAVVATEDRSFYKNDGINYGRFFLAILTAGRSGGGSTITQQLAKNAYLSQDQTVERKAKEFFLALELTKKYSKEQILTMYLNNAYFGNGVWGVEDASKKYFGVSASQLTLDQAATLAGMLKGPELYNPLNSVETSTNRRDTVLQNMVAAGYIDKNQETEAAGVDMASQLQDKYEGKVSDYRYPSYFDAVVNEAVSKYNLTEEEIVNNGYRIYTELDQNYQANMQVIYENTSLFPTAEDGTHAESGSVALEPKTGGVRGVVGRVAGDDKPGFRNFNYATQSKRSPGSTIKPLVVYTPAVEAGWALNKQLDNHTMQYNSYQVDNYAGIKTSPEVPMYQALAESLNLPAVATVNELGIDKAFDAGERFGLNMEKVDRVLGVALGGGVETNPLQMAQAYAAFANGGLMPEAHFITRIENASGQVIKSHKNSQKRVIDKSVADKMTSMMLGTFTNGTGISSSPADYVMAGKTGTTEAVFNPEYTSDQWVIGYTPDVVISHWLGFPTTDENHYLAGSTSNGAAHVFRSMANTILPYTPGSTFTVENAYKQNGIEPENTKKQIVENETNQSEDPIGDIRSRAQNLVDEAGRAISEAKIKEKAQTIWDSILNLFR; from the coding sequence ATGAAATTAGATAAATTATTTGAGAAGTTTCTTTCTCTCTTTAAAAAAGAAACGAATGAATCCACGGAGTCTGATTCGACTAGCATGCGTCGTTCTCGGAGCGATAGAAAAAAATTGTCCCAAGTAGGCCCAATTCGGAAATTTTGGCGTCGTTATCATCTGACAAAAATCGTCATCATTTTAGGGTTAAGTGCAGGTTTGCTAGTAGGAACCTACCTATTTGCGATAGCCAAGTCTACTAATGTTAATGACTTACAAAATGCCCTGAAAACGCGAACTCTGATTTTTGACCGCGAAGAAAAAGAGGCAGGAGCCCTGTCGGGTCAAAAGGGAACCTATGTTGAACTGACAGATATCAGTAAAGACTTGCAAAATGCTGTCGTCGCGACGGAGGACCGTTCCTTCTATAAAAATGATGGGATTAACTACGGTCGTTTCTTTCTAGCCATCCTTACAGCAGGTCGTTCTGGAGGGGGGTCTACCATCACTCAACAGTTGGCGAAAAATGCCTATCTTTCCCAGGACCAGACCGTTGAACGGAAGGCCAAGGAGTTTTTCCTTGCCTTAGAGTTGACCAAGAAATACAGCAAGGAGCAAATCCTTACTATGTACCTCAATAACGCCTACTTCGGAAATGGGGTATGGGGTGTTGAAGATGCAAGTAAGAAATATTTCGGTGTATCAGCTTCACAACTAACGCTTGATCAGGCGGCGACTCTAGCAGGGATGCTCAAGGGACCAGAATTGTATAATCCATTAAATTCTGTTGAGACTTCCACCAACCGTAGGGATACTGTTTTGCAAAATATGGTTGCAGCAGGTTATATTGATAAAAACCAAGAGACCGAAGCGGCTGGAGTAGATATGGCTTCTCAACTGCAAGATAAGTATGAAGGCAAAGTTTCGGATTATCGTTACCCGTCCTATTTTGATGCAGTTGTCAACGAAGCGGTTTCCAAGTACAATCTCACAGAAGAAGAGATTGTCAACAATGGCTATCGAATCTACACAGAGCTTGACCAAAACTACCAAGCAAACATGCAGGTTATTTACGAAAACACTTCGCTATTTCCAACAGCAGAAGACGGAACGCATGCCGAATCAGGTAGTGTCGCTCTAGAACCCAAGACCGGTGGAGTGCGTGGAGTTGTTGGTCGTGTAGCTGGTGATGACAAACCAGGTTTCCGTAATTTTAACTATGCCACTCAGTCTAAGCGTAGCCCAGGCTCAACCATTAAACCTTTAGTCGTTTATACACCCGCAGTAGAAGCAGGATGGGCCTTGAACAAGCAACTGGATAATCATACGATGCAGTACAACAGTTATCAAGTAGACAACTATGCGGGTATTAAGACATCTCCAGAAGTACCTATGTATCAGGCCTTGGCGGAATCACTCAACCTACCAGCAGTTGCGACTGTAAATGAATTAGGTATTGACAAAGCTTTTGACGCTGGGGAGAGATTTGGTTTGAATATGGAAAAAGTTGACCGAGTTCTTGGAGTTGCTCTTGGTGGAGGTGTGGAGACGAATCCTCTCCAGATGGCGCAAGCCTATGCAGCCTTTGCCAATGGAGGTCTAATGCCTGAAGCACATTTCATCACTCGTATTGAAAATGCCAGCGGTCAGGTCATCAAGAGTCATAAAAACTCCCAAAAACGAGTGATTGATAAGTCGGTAGCTGATAAAATGACCAGTATGATGCTAGGAACATTTACCAATGGTACAGGAATTAGTTCGTCACCAGCGGATTACGTTATGGCTGGTAAAACAGGTACGACTGAAGCTGTTTTCAACCCAGAATATACCAGTGACCAGTGGGTGATTGGTTATACTCCGGATGTGGTAATCAGCCACTGGCTCGGCTTCCCAACAACAGATGAGAACCATTATCTAGCAGGTTCGACTTCTAATGGCGCTGCCCATGTCTTTAGAAGTATGGCTAATACCATCTTGCCTTATACTCCTGGTAGCACCTTTACAGTTGAGAATGCTTATAAACAAAATGGTATTGAACCAGAAAATACGAAAAAGCAAATCGTTGAAAATGAGACAAACCAGTCTGAGGACCCGATAGGAGATATTCGTAGTCGTGCACAAAATCTTGTAGATGAAGCAGGACGTGCGATTTCAGAAGCTAAGATAAAAGAAAAAGCCCAGACAATATGGGACTCAATCCTTAATCTATTTCGTTAA
- the rpmG gene encoding 50S ribosomal protein L33, giving the protein MALKKASLACAVCGSRNYSIKISGNPKPTRLEVNKFCKHCGKYTTHRETR; this is encoded by the coding sequence ATGGCACTAAAAAAAGCAAGCCTAGCTTGTGCAGTTTGTGGTTCAAGGAATTACTCAATCAAAATTAGTGGGAACCCCAAGCCAACACGACTAGAAGTAAATAAATTTTGTAAACATTGTGGAAAATATACGACACATAGAGAAACGAGATAG
- the secE gene encoding preprotein translocase subunit SecE: MGFIKDIFKLLKETTWPTRKESWRDFRSIMEYTAFFVVIIYIFDQLIVSGLIRFINIF; this comes from the coding sequence ATGGGTTTTATTAAGGATATTTTTAAACTTCTTAAAGAAACAACTTGGCCAACTCGCAAAGAAAGCTGGAGAGATTTTCGCTCTATTATGGAATACACAGCCTTCTTTGTGGTCATCATTTACATTTTTGACCAGTTGATTGTTTCAGGTTTGATTCGATTTATTAACATTTTTTAG